The Anastrepha obliqua isolate idAnaObli1 chromosome 5, idAnaObli1_1.0, whole genome shotgun sequence DNA window GGCTACTACTTCTCGCATCTCCTCTTCCCTTAGACCGGGGTCTCCTGTCTTTCCCATTGCGATCAGTTTCccgattgccaaaaaaaatttccctttCTCTGCTACGCCGCTTTATGACTTCTCTGTTCTTATCTCGATCTAAACTCTCCTTCTTTCCAACATCCCATTCTCGAACCGGCCTTATTGtctgaaatatattacattGAGCCAATAACCCAAAATTCTTTTTTGTCTAGCAACGAATTTaaggttaaaaaaaagaatttaagttaaaataCAAGAAAACGTACAAATGATCTTAAATGAATACGTtaactatattttattaaagtgaTAAGATAGTTACATTATTCgtgctcaaaataatagcaacGTGACGAATTATCAAGTTTTAactagtttttttatgtttttataaaagtttagcgcattctacaaaaatttaaaaaatgtcaaaaaaatacaTCAAACTTTTCAACTTTTGATTCAGAATTTtccaaggcgcatttattaaatgtggtagcactagaccaacaacaaagttttgtacatttgattgtcaaagcaaagtattggcaaagtagaaaacaaaaaattaattcaccttgttttattctgggctgacagccacatggacacggcgaaagaaaaaaaaaaacaaatcagctgattgacCGATACAACCTTTAATCGATTCGCcttggaatttttagaaaaaatcaatattcttatagtaaaattaaagtttaaagCGGCTCCCGTTGAATTAAAAACTATATATCTCATATAAAAGACTTCCGTACATGTCTTTACTATactatatgcaaaaaaaattacaacaaagcgatttttgagtaatttcaaacttacaatttattatttataaatataatactaaTATTGAATGGCCTATAAAACTACATAACTTGAAGTTTTcgaaacattttgatttaagataaaaaaatttagatgacaattatttttaatttgtaaaatttttgtgaatttcgccCAAAGTTTGAAGATTTGAGTTAtatggttgtttttttttgtagaatgccctaatttttttaaaacataaaaaagttaaaacttggtaattcgtcgcgctcctattattttcaacaaatatattgtaatattaacAAACTCGTAAGTAAATTGCAGACTTATtctataaatcaaaaatttgtattacgAAATATCGTTTCGATTTATGGTAATCGGTATTTAGGCACACTGTATTTGTTTCAGCGTTACATTAGCGGGAAACACTTTCGAGACGTGATGGAAATGTTCCGACTTGCTGATTTTCGATCGCATTATTTCTAATTTAGTAATTAATGGCggccggcgtagccgaatgggttggtgcctgactaccattcggaattcacagagagaacgtaggttcgaatctcggttgaacaccaaaattaagaaaaagttttttctaatagcggtcgcccctcggcaggcaatggcaaacttccgagtgtatttctgccatgaagaagctcctcacaaaaatatctgccggccggaatcggcttgaaactgtaggtctctccatttgtggaataacatcaagacgcacaccacaaataggaggaggagctcggccaaacacccaaaaagggtgtacgcgccaattatatatgtatatatatatatcttacaGTTCAGCTTTGACAAATGAACCGTTTgcacagttttatttttaaaattaaacctttaaaaatatattattattattatttgttgtgtACTATTCCAGAAGTGGAcgtactatactatactatttACTATATGCTTTTATATACTATCATACATACAAAGGTAGTTCCTCTTAATAACATTAGAAGCCATTTGACTTTTATGTCTAGGACTGAAATATAGGAGATTAtgtaattatgtaatttttttttcaaactaccTTCAATTCAGTTCAtattaactttaataaaataataaaaagaaaaaaatatttggacatTTACAATCTGCAAAATTCCAAGATACCAATGCAAGGAAACAGATAGGCAGTTTTctaaatttcgaaatatcatAATTTGTCTTAATAAATAATTCACGCCATATGAGCAAAAATGAAACTTTAAAATCGCTGTATCCGTCAACAAATTTGAAGAGAAACTACCTTTTTTTGTATCATGTTCTTTACTATTGCACCTTTTAACACTTACCCTCTTTTCATCTACGCCATTCCTATCTCTATTCCAACCCATGCCGATAAGAACATTATCTCTATGACTTTCTTGACCAAAACTGGATTGCTCCTCTTTGGTAGATTGAATAGCACGATCCATGTCACTCTGTTTTGCAAAGCCTACAATTAAGCATTTGGGGTTTGAAACCGGCCAACGTACTCCATGTAAGGCATGACGCGTTTCAATGGCttcactaaaaattatttttcaattcaattataGCAAAAACATATAGAAAATTCAAATGCATACTCTTCTGTCTCATATTGTACATAGCATTTCGATTTGATGCGATCGATCCAAAATCCATCCTCCACCATTTTTCCAGTGCGAGCTAATAACCCTTTTAATTGAAGTACAGTAAATGGTCGTACAAGGTTTGTTATAAAAAGTATATTAGTGGCTTTCTTATTTTGTGGACTCTGTGAACGTTGTTCAACTTTTATATTAACTTTGTTAACGGTTCTTTGTACGGAAGATGATTCACTTTGGTTCCGATTTGTTTTTTCAACACTATTAGTAGTACTAGGTCTGTGAATTTCCCTTTCTGGGGAAGGAGTCTCTTCGCCTTCCTCACGTTCCGAGTTAACCTCTTGTACTTCAGGTGAAGATGCCAAGTTAACTTGTGGAGCAGGATGTACGTTTTCAGGAATTGATGTTTTCAATGTTTCAGTGGTAATCACAAGGAGCGGGCTCCTGTTTTGTACCGTCCTCTTTGTTGTTATCCACGTccgtttatttacttttacgtCAGTTTTTTCCTCGGAATTAATGGCTTCGCTTTTGGGCGATTGAGGGTTTGACATATCATTTTTAGAATTATT harbors:
- the LOC129247641 gene encoding apoptotic chromatin condensation inducer in the nucleus isoform X1, with product MMRRRSERKKSTEVSSPAPVSRRTSRRSRKTSETASEKGAYPEMSPQGDEAEKGTQNADCPVDTTNEEPSTEPGKNRSRNRTPVKDRSSPAKRKAQNTITDLKIEAIPEEIQSVKEECSNEEKMDQELNLKKEALQKSESDITAASCSSSPKTNVDIMKPLDVLEIQAEDNDEEKLQSQDALSKNESLVDNVTVSEKKGEEKPQTEVVSKEGEAQITDNTNNSKNDMSNPQSPKSEAINSEEKTDVKVNKRTWITTKRTVQNRSPLLVITTETLKTSIPENVHPAPQVNLASSPEVQEVNSEREEGEETPSPEREIHRPSTTNSVEKTNRNQSESSSVQRTVNKVNIKVEQRSQSPQNKKATNILFITNLVRPFTVLQLKGLLARTGKMVEDGFWIDRIKSKCYVQYETEDEAIETRHALHGVRWPVSNPKCLIVGFAKQSDMDRAIQSTKEEQSSFGQESHRDNVLIGMGWNRDRNGVDEKRTKKNFGLLAQCNIFQTIRPVREWDVGKKESLDRDKNREVIKRRSREREIFFGNRETDRNGKDRRPRSKGRGDARSSSRSPARKVKKKENDPPLRLLDDLFRKTKSTPCIYWLPLTPEQIAEKEAFRQKRLEEHKQRIKQRELEKGKERDKERNRTNERRDRERERDQRRNRSSDRRSRSRDRRRY